In Helianthus annuus cultivar XRQ/B chromosome 9, HanXRQr2.0-SUNRISE, whole genome shotgun sequence, the following are encoded in one genomic region:
- the LOC110878112 gene encoding metacaspase-1, with the protein MLMLTDCSSCRTPLQLPSGASSVRCTVCRAVTPVALAPAPAPSPDNGLLSFGQTPSVSGRKRAVICGVSYKGTKFELNGSINDANCMKYLLVNTFKFPESSILMLTEEETDPKQIPTKQNIRTAMQWLVQGCQSGDSLVFYYSGHGSQQRDPTGDEVDGYDETLCPMDFKTKGMIIDDEINATIVKPIPHGVKLHAIIDACHSGTMLDLSFLCRMDRNGRYKWEDHNPPMGHFKGTNGGEVICFSGCDDHQSSADTTCLSKVTSTGAMTYAFIEAIEMGHAKTYGDILTSMRTTIRKIESGGAHSSLLGMLFTRGRHGGGWKQEPQLTASEPFDVFTKRFSL; encoded by the exons ATGTTGATGCTAACTGATTGTTCAAGCTGCCGGACTCCGCTACAGCTGCCATCGGGAGCTAGTTCGGTTAGGTGCACCGTCTGTCGAGCTGTTACGCCTGTGGCTCTAGCCCCAGCTCCAGCTCCATCGCCGGACAATGGATTATTGTCGTTTGGTCAAACACCGTCGGTCAGCGGGCGTAAGCGGGCTGTGATCTGCGGAGTATCGTACAAGGGAACCAAGTTCGAGCTGAATGGTAGCATCAATGATGCAAACTGTATGAAGTACTTATTGGTTAACACATTCAAGTTCCCGGAATCCTCTATTCTCATGCTCACCG AAGAGGAAACTGATCCGAAACAGATTCCAACGAAACAAAACATTAGAACAGCCATGCAATGGCTAGTACAAGGTTGCCAGTCTGGAGATTCCTTAGTGTTCTATTATTCGGGTCATGGTTCGCAACAAAGAGACCCAACTGGTGATGAAGTTGATGGATATGATGAGACATTGTGCCCAATGGATTTTAAAACTAAAGGAATGATTATTGATGATGAAATAAATGCAACAATAGTGAAGCCAATTCCTCATGGTGTCAAACTTCATGCCATTATTGATGCTTGTCATAGTGGCACCATGCTTGATTTATCATTTCTTTGTAGAATGGACAG GAATGGGAGGTATAAATGGGAGGACCATAACCCGCCTATGGGACATTTTAAGGGAACAAACGGCGGGGAAGTCATCTGCTTTAGTGGTTGTGATGATCATCAAAGTTCGGCTGATACAACT TGCCTATCAAAAGTGACTTCAACCGGGGCGATGACATATGCATTTATAGAAGCGATTGAAATGGGACATGCGAAGACGTATGGTGATATTTTGACTTCAATGAGAACCACCATACGCAAAATCGAAAGTGGCGGTGCTCACTCGTCTCTCCTTGGTATGCTTTTTACTAGAGGAAGGCATGGTGGTGGTTGGAAACAG GAACCACAACTTACAGCCAGTGAACCATTTGATGTTTTTACCAAGCGATTTTCCCTCTAG